From the genome of Zalophus californianus isolate mZalCal1 chromosome 6, mZalCal1.pri.v2, whole genome shotgun sequence, one region includes:
- the NKX2-8 gene encoding homeobox protein Nkx-2.8, whose protein sequence is MATSGRLSFTVRSLLDLPEQDAHHLRRREPEVRAPGPGPCATWLESERSHYPSSDESSPETSLPGSSQRPCTRPVSPGSDAEKRKKRRVLFSKAQTLELERRFRQQRYLSAPEREQLARLLRLTPTQVKIWFQNHRYKLKRARAPGAPGAAESPDLAAAAELRAAPGLLRRVVVPVLVRDGQPCGSGDLSTASAQDKSGASPAATCPLPGYAAFGPCSALGLFPAYQHLAPPALVSWNW, encoded by the exons ATGGCCACCTCTGGACGCCTCAGCTTCACCGTGCGCAGCCTCCTGGATTTACCCGAGCAGGACGCACACCACCTGCGGAGGCGGGAGCCGGAGGTACGCGCTCCCGGGCCCGGCCCCTGCGCCACCTGGTTGGAATCCGAGCGCAGCCACTACCCCT CCTCGGACGAGAGCAGCCCGGAGACCAGCCTTCCCGGCTCGTCGCAGCGGCCGTGCACTCGGCCGGTGTCTCCCGGCTCAGACGCTGAAAAGAGGAAGAAGCGTCGGGTGCTGTTCTCCAAGGCGCAAACGCTGGAGTTGGAGCGACGCTTTCGGCAGCAGCGCTACCTGTCCGCGCCCGAGCGCGAGCAGCTGGCGCGCCTGCTTCGCCTCACGCCCACACAGGTCAAAATCTGGTTCCAGAACCATCGCTACAAGCTGAAACGCGCGCGCGCACCCGGCGCGCCGGGGGCGGCGGAGTCGCCTGACCTGGCAGCCGCTGCCGAGTTGCGTGCCGCCCCGGGCCTGCTGCGCCGCGTGGTGGTCCCCGTGCTGGTGCGCGACGGGCAGCCTTGCGGCAGCGGCGATCTAAGCACGGCCTCCGCCCAGGACAAGAGCGGCGCGTCCCCGGCCGCCACCTGCCCTCTGCCAGGCTATGCCGCCTTCGGGCCTTGCTCGGCTCTCGGCCTCTTCCCCGCCTACCAGCACTTAGCGCCCCCAGCCCTGGTCTCCTGGAACTGGTGA